One window of the Piliocolobus tephrosceles isolate RC106 chromosome 17, ASM277652v3, whole genome shotgun sequence genome contains the following:
- the LRRC29 gene encoding leucine-rich repeat-containing protein 29, translating into MAESLPLEMLTYILSFLPLSDQKEASLVSWAWYHAAQNALRESLGLRGICCISLTSVDGSPASCQVLQSVAYHLGPHLQSLSLGGGSPTEASFVALILGCPALCVLDLSGCNSLFTSGTLLAQPEMAQSVRRALSGLRELNLAGLRDLADLSFNRLSSCAPSLERLSLAYCHLTFELGPARGSIGPQDSSPSRFSFRNLLRFVQERAGRLRALDLSGTGLPSEALQALGQVAGLQLQELSLHSCRDLSTEAVATLCFQQPGLTSLDLSGCSELTDGALLAVSRGLRHLRRLSLGKLQRLTDAGCTALGGLRELQSLNMAECCLVRGRELAQALGSVHRAPSQLASLSLAHCSSLKDASVLSMIPALGLSLRVLDLSSCVALTNRTLQAICTYLTHLSVLRLAWCRELCDWGLLGLEEPVQGTQPRPELEHQASGTKDPCPEPQGPSLLMLRALQELDLTACSKLTDASLAKVLQFPQLRQLSLSLLPELTDKGLVAVARGCPSLEHLALSHCSHVSDKGWAQAASSWPRLQHLNLSSCSQLTEQTLDAIGQACRQLRVLDVTMCPGINMAAVRHFQAQLPQVSCVQSRFVGGADLTLTL; encoded by the exons ATGGCGGAGTCGCTGCCCCTGGAG ATGCTCACATATATTCTGAGCTTCCTGCCTCTGTCAGATCAGAAAGAGGCCTCCCTCGTGAGTTGGGCTTGGTACCATGCTGCTCAGAATGCCCTTCGGGAG AGCCTGGGCCTCAGGGGCATCTGCTGCATCAGCCTGACCAGCGTGGATGGCTCTCCGGCTTCGTGCCAGGTGCTACAGTCTGTTGCTTACCACCTGGGCCCACACCTGCAGAGCTTGTCCCTGGGTGGAGGCAGCCCCACAGAGGCCTCCTTTGTGGCCCTGATCCTGGGCTGCCCAGCCCTGTGTGTCCTTGATCTCAGTGGCTGCAACAGCCTCTTCACCTCTGGCACACTGCTGGCTCAGCCCGAGATGGCACAGAGCGTCCGGCGGGCCTTGAGCGGCCTCCGTGAGCTCAACCTGGCTGGCCTGCGAGACCTGGCTGACCTCAGCTTCAACCGGCTCAGCAGCTGTGCCCCCAGCCTGGAGCGCCTCTCCTTAGCATACTGCCACCTCACCTTCGAGCTAGGCCCAGCCCGAGGCTCCATCGGCCCCCAAGACTCCTCTCCCTCCCGGTTCTCCTTCCGCAACCTGCTGCGATTCGTGCAAGAGCGGGCTGGCAGGCTGCGTGCGCTGGACCTGAGTGGCACTGGCCTACCATCCGAGGCCCTTCAGGCCCTGGGCCAGGTAGCTGGGCTGCAACTGCAGGAGCTGAGCCTGCACAGCTGCCGGGACCTCTCCACAGAGGCTGTGGCTACCCTGTGCTTCCAGCAACCAGGCCTTACCTCCCTGGACCTCAGCGGCTGCTCAGAACTGACTGATGGGGCGCTCTTGGCCGTGAGCCGGGGCCTGCGGCACCTGCGGCGCCTGAGCCTGGGGAAGCTGCAGCGGCTGACAGACGCAGGATGTACAGCTCTGGGTGGCCTGCGGGAGCTGCAGAGCCTCAACATGGCCGAGTGCTGTCTGGTGAGAGGGCGGGAACTGGCCCAGGCCTTGGGCTCTGTGCACAGGGCTCCATCCCAGCTGGCCTCCCTCAGCCTGGCCCACTGCTCTTCGTTGAAG GACGCCTCAGTGCTCTCCATGATCCCAGCGCTGGGCCTGAGCCTCAGGGTGCTAGACCTGTCCTCCTGTGTGGCCCTCACCAACCGGACCCTGCAGGCCATCTGCACCTACCTCACCCACCTCTCAGTCCTACGCCTGGCTTGGTGCAGGGAGCTGTGTGACTGGGGGCTTCTGGGGCTGGAGGAGCCTGTGCAGGGGACCCAG CCACGCCCAGAACTGGAGCATCAGGCCTCAGGCACCAAGGACCCCTGTCCCGAGCCACAGGGCCCCTCCCTGCTCATGCTGCGGGCCCTGCAGGAGTTGGACCTCACAGCCTGCAGCAAGCTGACGGATGCCAGTTTAGCCAAG GTGCTCCAGTTCCCCCAGCTGAGGCAGCTGTCCCTGAGCCTGTTGCCAGAACTCACAGACAAGGGCTTGGTGGCTGTAGCCAGGGGCTGTCCTAGCCTGGAGCACTTGGCGCTGAGTCACTGCAGCCACGTCAGTGACAAGGGCTGGGCCCAGGCAGCCAGCTCCTGGCCGAGGCTGCAGCACCTCAACCTGTCCAGCTGCAGTCAGCTCACAGAGCA GACACTGGATGCCATTGGGCAGGCGTGCAGGCAGCTCCGGGTGTTGGATGTGACCATGTGCCCTGGCATCAACATGGCAGCCGTCAGACACTTCCAAGCCCAGCTGCCCCAGGTGTCCTGCGTCCAGTCCCGCTTCGTGGGAGGGGCTGACCTGACCCTAACACTCTGA
- the ELMO3 gene encoding engulfment and cell motility protein 3 → MTPPWNVVKIAIQMRDAIPQLIQLDQAKPLAAVLKEVCDAWSLTHSERYALQFADGHRRYITENNRAEIKNGSILCLSTAPDLEAEQLLGGLQSDSREGRREALRRLVPLASDMTFAREVISRNGLQRLGTIIEDGDDLGEVLALSLRAFLELMEHGVVSWETLSIPFVRKVVCYVNMNLMDASVPPLALGLLESVTLSSPALGQLVKSEVPLDRLLVHLQVMNQQLQTKAMALLTALLQGASPVERKHMLDYLWQRNLRQFIYKNIIHSAAPMGDEMAHHLYVLQALILGLLEPRMRMPLDPYSQEQREQLQVLRQAAFEVEGESSGTGLSADRRRSLCAREFRKLGFSNSNPAQDLERVPPGLLALDNMLYFSRNAPSAYSRFVLENSSREDKHECPFARGSIQLTVLLCELLHVGEPCSETAQDFSPMFFGQDQSFHELFCVGIQLLNKTWKEMRATQEDFDKVMQVVREQLARTLALKPTSLELFRTKVNALTYGEVLRLRQTERLHQEGTLAPPILELREKLKPELMGLIRQQRLLHLCEGTLFRKISSRRRQDKLWFCCLSPNHKLLQYGDMEEGASPPTLESLPEQLPVADMRALLTGKDCPHVREKGSGKQNKDLYELAFSISYDCGEEEAYLNFIAPSKREFYLWTDGLSALLGNPMGSEQTRLDLEQLLTMETKLRLLELENVPIPERPPPVPPPPTNFNFCYDCSIAEP, encoded by the exons GTGGAGCCTGACGCACTCTGAGCGCTACGCCCTGCAGTTTGCGGATGGGCATAGGAGATACATCACTGAGAAT AACCGCGCGGAGATCAAGAATGGCAGCATCCTATGCCTCAGCACGGCCCCA GACCTTGAGGCTGAGCAGCTCTTGGGTGGGCTGCAGAGTGACAGTCGTGAAGGGCGCCGGGAAGCCCTGAGGCGCCTCGTCCCTCTGGCCTCGGACATGACCTTTGCCAGGGAGGTCATTAGCCGTAATGGGCTCCAGAGACTAGGCACCATCATTGAGGATGGGGATGA CCTAGGAGAGGTGCTGGCCCTCAGCCTGAGGGCCTTTTTGGAGCTCATGGAGCATGGCGTGGTGTCCTGGGAGACACTGAGCATCCCCTTTGTGAGGAAG GTGGTGTGCTATGTGAACATGAACCTCATGGACGCCTCCGTGCCACCCCTGGCCCTTGGGCTGCTGGAGAGTGTGACCTTGAGCAGCCCAGCCCTGGGCCAGCTGGTCAAGAGCGAGGTGCCCTTGGATAGGCTGCTGGTGCACCTACAGGT GATGAACCAGCAGCTGCAAACCAAGGCCATGGCCCTGCTGACAGCCTTGCTGCAGGGGGCCAGCCCTGTAGAACGCAAG CACATGCTTGACTATCTCTGGCAGAGGAACCTTCGCCAGTTCATCTATAAG AACATCATCCACAGTGCAGCACCAATGGGCGACGAGATGGCTCATCACCTGTATGTACTGCAGGCCCTCATTCTGGGGCTGCTGGAGCCGCGGATGCGGATGCCCCTGGACCCCTACAGCCAG GAGCAGCGGGAACAGCTGCAGGTCCTACGCCAGGCTGCCTTCGAGGTGGAGGGGGAGTCCTCGGGTACCGGGCTGAGTGCTGACCGTCGCCGTTCCCTCTGTGCCCGAGAGTTCCGCAAACTGGGCTTCTCT AACAGCAACCCAGCGCAGGACCTGGAGCGCGTGCCCCCCGGTCTACTGGCCCTGGACAACATGTTGTACTTCTCCAGAAATGCACCCAGCGCGTACAGCCGG TTTGTGTTAGAGAACAGCAGCCGCGAGGACAAGCACGAGTGCCCCTTTGCCCGGGGCAGTATCCAGTTGACAGTGCTGCTGTGTGAGCTGCTCCACGTTGGGGAGCCCT GCTCTGAGACAGCCCAGGACTTCTCGCCCATGTTCTTCGGCCAAGACCAGAGCTTCCACGAGCTCTTCTGTGTGGGTATCCAGCTGTTGAATAAGACCTGGAAGGAGATGCGGGCTACACAGGAGGACTTCGACaag GTCATGCAGGTGGTGCGGGAGCAGCTGGCCCGCACTCTGGCCCTGAAGCCCACCTCCCTGGAGCTCTTCCGAACCAAGGTGAATGCGCTCACTTACGGGGAGGTGCTGCGGCTGCGGCAGACCGAACGGCTGCACCAGGAGGGCACATTGGCTCCCCCTATACT GGAGCTGCGGGAGAAGCTGAAGCCAGAGCTCATGGGCCTGATCCGCCAACAGCGCTTGCTCCACCTCTGTGAGGGGACGCTCTTCCGCAAGATCAGCAGCCGGCGGCGCCAGG ACAAGCTGTGGTTCTGCTGCCTGTCCCCCAACCACAAGCTGCTGCAGTACGGAGACATGGAGGAGGGCGCCAGCCCGCCTACCCTGGAGAGTCTACCCGAGCAAC TCCCTGTGGCTGATATGAGGGCACTCCTGACAGGCAAGGACTGCCCCCATGTCCGGGAGAAGGGCTCCGGGAAGCAGAACAAG GACCTCTATGAGTTGGCCTTCTCGATCAGCTATGACTGCGGGGAGGAGGAGGCGTACCTCAACTTCATTGCCCCCTCCAAGCGGGAG TTCTACCTGTGGACAGACGGGCTCAGTGCCTTGCTGGGCAATCCCATGGGCAGTGAGCAGACACGGCTGGACCTGGAGCAGCTGCTGACCATGGAGACCAAGCTGCGTCTGCTGGAGCTGGAGAACGTACCCATCCCTGAGCGGCCACCCcctgtgcccccaccccccaccaactTCAACTTCTGCTATGACTGCAGCATCGCTGAACCTTGA
- the TMEM208 gene encoding transmembrane protein 208 yields the protein MAPKGKVGTRGKKQIFEENKETLKFYLRIILGANAIYCFVTLVFFYSSASFWAWLALGFSLAVYGASYHSMSSMARAAFSEDGALMDGGMDLNMEQGMAEHLKDVILLTAIVQVLSCFSLYVWSFWLLAPGRALYLLWVNVLGPWFTADSGTPAPEHNEKRQRRQERRQMKRL from the exons ATGGCG CCCAAGGGCAAAGTGGGCACGAGAGGGAAGAAGCAGATATTTGAAGAGAACAAAGAGACCCTGAAGTTCTACCTGAGGATCATACTGGGGGCCAAT GCCATCTACTGTTTTGTGACGTTGGTCTTCTTTTACTCATCTGCCTCATTTTGGGCCTGG TTGGCCCTGGGCTTTAGTCTGGCAGTGTATGGGGCCAGCTACCACTCTATGAGCTCGATGGCACGGGCAGCGTTCTCTGAGGATGGGGCCCTGATGGATGGTGGCATGGACCTCAACATGGAGCAGGGCATGGCAGA GCACCTTAAGGATGTGATCCTACTAACAGCCATTGTGCAGGTGCTCAGCTGCTTCTCTCTCTATGTCTGGTCCTTCTGGCTTCTG GCTCCAGGCCGGGCCCTTTACCTCCTGTGGGTGAATGTCCTGGGCCCCTGGTTCACTGCAGACAGTGGCACTCCAGCACCAGAGCACAATGAGAAACGGCAGCGCCGACAGGAGCGGCGGCAGATGAAGCGGTTATAG